The region GTTGTTTCCTCAGCCCCACGAACCCTGTAATCCTGCCTTCGTTCAGTAACTCTTTTACTTTTTCCGCCATTGGCTCCATGATTCTCTTACCTCAGAGTCCTATCAATACGATGTCTTCAAATGTGACGGCCCCAATTCCTTTATCTTGTCGGTAAAGGTACGGACCATCTCAGCGAATCTCACGCCTTCTGCCGCCGAAACCCAATTCAGAAATAACCGCTCCTCTTGAAGGCCGGTGAATTTCATAAGCTCCTGCAATATAGCCACTCGTTTGATGGTCATATAGTTGCCCTTCAGGTAATGGCAATCCCCTATGTGACACCCGGCAACGATGACGCCGTCAGCTCCTTTCTGGAATGCCTTCAGAATATGGTGAGGCGAGATTGTGCCCGTGCACATGACCCTGACTGTTCGCGTGCTCGGGGGATATTGCATCCTGCTCACGCCGGCCAGATCGGCTCCCGCATAACTGCACCAGTTGCACAAAAAGGCTATGATCTTGGGTTCAAATTTCTCAGGGTTCATGGCTTGGCTCGTGGCTTCCTTCCCCATTGCTTTCCTCTCCAAGTACCTATCCTACG is a window of Syntrophorhabdales bacterium DNA encoding:
- a CDS encoding hydrogenase iron-sulfur subunit, whose translation is MNPEKFEPKIIAFLCNWCSYAGADLAGVSRMQYPPSTRTVRVMCTGTISPHHILKAFQKGADGVIVAGCHIGDCHYLKGNYMTIKRVAILQELMKFTGLQEERLFLNWVSAAEGVRFAEMVRTFTDKIKELGPSHLKTSY